One stretch of Paenibacillus sp. AN1007 DNA includes these proteins:
- the purL gene encoding phosphoribosylformylglycinamidine synthase subunit PurL has product MTQQLSAKEPTAEQVAEHKLYAQMGVSDSEYELICEFMGRKPNYTEIGVFSVMWSEHCAYKNSKPLLRRFPTSGPRVLMGPGEGAGIVDIGDNQAVVFKIESHNHPSAVEPYQGAATGVGGIIRDIFSMGARPVALLNSLRFGKLESERVKYLFEHVVAGIAGYGNCIGIPTVAGEVMFDESYEGNPLVNAMCVGLIDHDKIQRGVAKGVGNPVYYVGPPTGRDGIHGATFASVELTEESESQRTAVQVGDPFMEKLVMESCLELIDTGIVLGIQDMGAAGLTCSSAEMASKAGNGLELYLDQVPQREEGMTPYEMMLSESQERMLFVVEPKDEAQAMEIFERWGVICAKVGKVTDDGRLKLIHHGEVVGDMPVKALVDECPVYDKPSSVPAYYEQSASIDTLRYDEVSDLGGALKQVLASPTVASKKWVYDQYDYMVRTSTAVRPGSDAAVVTIRGTRKGLAMTTDCNGRYVYLDPEVGGRIAVSEAARNIVCSGAEPLAITDNLNFGNPEKPDIFWQMEKAVDGMAEACRVLDTPVIGGNVSLYNENAKGSIYPTPVVGMVGLVHDTDHITTQAFKSEGDVILLLGETKAELGGSELQYAVHGVTEGRPPELDLNTEKALLSTVLEAIQSGLVRSAHDLSEGGLAVALAESCISGNVGAQVNVETALRADHALFSESQSRILLSASPEQAGKLEDFVRERGVPTAVIGRVEGSNLTIELNGTSAVNEPVGGLAKVWEDAIPCLMN; this is encoded by the coding sequence ATGACGCAGCAGCTATCCGCTAAGGAGCCAACAGCAGAACAAGTCGCAGAACACAAACTTTACGCACAGATGGGCGTGTCCGACAGCGAGTATGAGCTGATCTGTGAGTTCATGGGCCGCAAGCCAAACTACACGGAAATTGGTGTATTCAGCGTGATGTGGTCTGAGCACTGCGCATACAAAAACTCCAAACCGCTCCTGCGTCGCTTCCCGACAAGCGGTCCTCGTGTCCTGATGGGACCAGGTGAAGGTGCCGGAATCGTGGATATCGGCGACAACCAGGCCGTTGTTTTCAAAATTGAAAGCCATAACCACCCTTCCGCGGTAGAGCCTTATCAAGGTGCGGCAACAGGCGTGGGCGGCATTATCCGTGATATTTTCTCCATGGGTGCAAGACCGGTAGCGCTGCTGAACTCTCTTCGTTTCGGTAAGCTGGAGAGCGAGCGCGTGAAATATTTGTTCGAGCATGTGGTTGCAGGTATTGCGGGATACGGTAACTGTATCGGGATTCCAACCGTTGCAGGTGAAGTGATGTTTGATGAGAGCTATGAGGGTAACCCGCTCGTTAACGCGATGTGTGTCGGTCTGATCGATCATGATAAAATCCAGCGCGGTGTAGCCAAAGGTGTAGGTAACCCGGTGTATTACGTTGGCCCACCAACAGGTCGTGACGGTATTCACGGTGCAACGTTTGCATCGGTAGAACTGACGGAGGAATCCGAGTCCCAGCGTACGGCGGTTCAGGTCGGTGACCCGTTCATGGAGAAACTTGTGATGGAGTCCTGTCTGGAATTGATTGATACGGGCATCGTGCTTGGTATTCAGGATATGGGTGCAGCGGGTCTGACATGTTCCAGTGCGGAGATGGCAAGTAAAGCAGGTAACGGTCTGGAGCTGTATCTGGATCAGGTGCCGCAGCGTGAAGAAGGCATGACACCGTACGAGATGATGCTTTCCGAGTCTCAGGAGCGGATGCTGTTTGTTGTTGAACCGAAGGATGAGGCGCAGGCGATGGAAATCTTTGAACGGTGGGGCGTCATCTGCGCCAAAGTCGGTAAAGTAACAGATGATGGTCGTCTGAAGCTGATTCACCACGGTGAAGTTGTTGGCGATATGCCAGTAAAAGCGCTCGTTGACGAGTGCCCGGTATATGACAAGCCATCTTCTGTTCCAGCTTATTATGAGCAAAGTGCTTCCATCGACACGCTTCGTTATGACGAGGTGTCGGATCTCGGCGGTGCATTGAAACAAGTGCTGGCTTCCCCAACAGTTGCGAGCAAAAAATGGGTTTACGATCAATACGATTACATGGTGCGTACAAGCACAGCCGTGCGTCCAGGCTCGGATGCAGCGGTGGTAACGATCCGTGGCACGCGCAAAGGTCTTGCGATGACGACGGACTGTAACGGCCGTTACGTGTACCTTGATCCTGAGGTGGGCGGACGGATTGCGGTGAGTGAAGCAGCGCGGAATATCGTATGTTCCGGTGCGGAACCGCTGGCGATTACGGACAACCTGAACTTCGGTAACCCGGAGAAACCGGATATTTTCTGGCAGATGGAAAAGGCAGTCGACGGTATGGCAGAGGCTTGCCGTGTGCTGGATACGCCGGTTATCGGCGGTAACGTGAGTCTGTACAATGAAAACGCCAAAGGCTCCATCTATCCAACGCCAGTGGTCGGTATGGTAGGTCTCGTTCATGATACGGACCATATCACGACACAAGCTTTCAAATCCGAAGGTGATGTCATCCTCCTCCTCGGTGAAACCAAAGCGGAACTCGGCGGCAGCGAGCTGCAGTATGCCGTGCACGGCGTGACTGAAGGCCGTCCGCCTGAACTTGACCTGAACACGGAGAAGGCACTGCTCAGCACCGTGCTGGAAGCCATCCAATCCGGACTTGTTCGCTCCGCGCATGACTTGTCTGAAGGCGGTCTGGCGGTTGCACTGGCAGAGTCCTGCATCAGCGGTAATGTGGGCGCACAGGTGAATGTAGAGACTGCGCTGCGTGCAGATCACGCTTTGTTCAGTGAGAGCCAATCCCGTATTTTGCTGTCGGCTTCGCCGGAGCAAGCAGGCAAACTGGAGGATTTTGTACGTGAACGCGGAGTGCCAACAGCTGTAATCGGACGCGTTGAAGGAAGTAACCTGACCATTGAATTGAACGGAACATCAGCCGTGAACGAACCTGTAGGAGGTTTGGCTAAGGTCTGGGAGGATGCGATTCCATG
- the purQ gene encoding phosphoribosylformylglycinamidine synthase subunit PurQ, translated as MKFAVLVFPGSNCDIDCYKAVEDAIGQEVDYVWHTATDLSAYDCILVPGGFSYGDYLRCGAISRFAPVMNEVAKAAEQGKYVLGICNGFQILTEAGLLPGALIRNTSLKFRCHDTVLKVANADTPFTRDYAPGEEIVIPIAHGEGNYYCDEETLASLQANNQIVFTYGSNPNGSLGDIAGVCNEAGNVVGMMPHPERAVDSLFGSEDGKRMFTSILKAWRDRHDAAAIR; from the coding sequence ATGAAATTTGCAGTTCTTGTGTTCCCTGGCTCCAACTGCGACATCGACTGTTACAAAGCGGTAGAAGATGCGATTGGACAAGAGGTTGATTATGTATGGCATACGGCGACGGACTTGTCCGCGTATGATTGTATTCTGGTTCCTGGTGGTTTCTCGTACGGAGACTACCTGCGCTGCGGAGCGATTTCCCGTTTCGCACCCGTAATGAACGAAGTGGCTAAGGCTGCAGAGCAGGGCAAATATGTACTGGGTATCTGCAACGGATTCCAGATCCTGACGGAAGCAGGTCTGCTTCCTGGAGCATTGATCCGCAACACGTCCCTGAAATTCCGCTGTCATGACACCGTGCTGAAAGTGGCTAACGCCGACACACCTTTCACACGTGACTACGCACCAGGCGAAGAGATTGTCATTCCGATTGCTCACGGTGAAGGGAACTATTACTGTGACGAAGAAACACTGGCAAGTTTGCAAGCGAACAATCAGATTGTATTCACATATGGCAGCAACCCGAATGGTTCCCTGGGTGATATCGCAGGGGTTTGCAACGAGGCGGGCAACGTCGTCGGCATGATGCCGCATCCAGAGCGTGCAGTAGATTCACTGTTCGGTTCGGAAGACGGCAAACGGATGTTCACATCAATTTTGAAAGCATGGAGGGATCGGCATGACGCAGCAGCTATCCGCTAA
- the purS gene encoding phosphoribosylformylglycinamidine synthase subunit PurS has protein sequence MIKATVYVTIKQSVLDPQGVAVQGALHSMGFNEVESVRIGKVMELNLDTTDRVEAEKRLKVMCEKLLANTVVEDYRYELEG, from the coding sequence ATGATCAAAGCAACCGTATATGTCACTATTAAACAAAGCGTACTCGACCCGCAAGGCGTAGCTGTACAAGGAGCCCTGCATTCCATGGGATTCAACGAAGTGGAAAGTGTACGGATCGGTAAAGTCATGGAACTGAATCTGGATACAACAGATCGTGTGGAAGCGGAGAAACGATTGAAAGTGATGTGTGAGAAGCTGCTCGCCAACACCGTTGTTGAAGATTACCGCTACGAATTGGAGGGTTAA
- a CDS encoding phosphoribosylaminoimidazolesuccinocarboxamide synthase, with the protein MALSTAADLVKAPLLYKGKVRELYDLGEHFLIVVTDRISAFDYVLDPAVPEKGNVLNQLSSFWFELTGSMMDNHVVHTDVTQLGDLVTEPELLKNRIMVTRKAERIDIECVVRGYITGGGWRQYETTGEVNGIKLPEGLRKNAKLEVPIFTPAAKNDVGHDEDISMERMKELVGDALAIELQEKSLRLYEFARDYCDQRGIILADCKFEFGIVDGKVILIDEIFTPDASRFWAKENYALDIEIDSMDKEPVRTYLAGTDWDKNSKPDPLPQEVVEATTSRYVDIYNRLTK; encoded by the coding sequence ATGGCACTGTCCACGGCGGCAGATCTTGTTAAAGCACCTTTGTTATACAAAGGAAAAGTACGCGAGCTGTACGATCTGGGTGAGCATTTTCTAATTGTGGTAACGGATCGAATCTCGGCGTTTGATTATGTGCTGGACCCGGCGGTTCCGGAGAAAGGCAATGTGCTTAATCAGCTCAGCAGCTTCTGGTTTGAACTGACAGGAAGCATGATGGATAACCATGTGGTGCATACCGATGTGACGCAGCTGGGTGATCTGGTCACAGAACCAGAATTGCTCAAGAATCGCATCATGGTTACACGCAAAGCCGAACGTATCGATATCGAATGTGTAGTGCGAGGATACATTACTGGAGGCGGCTGGAGACAGTACGAGACAACCGGAGAAGTGAACGGCATCAAACTGCCGGAAGGCCTGCGCAAAAACGCCAAGCTCGAAGTACCGATCTTCACACCGGCTGCCAAAAATGACGTCGGTCATGACGAGGACATTTCGATGGAACGAATGAAAGAGCTTGTCGGAGACGCCCTTGCTATCGAGCTTCAAGAGAAAAGCTTACGCCTCTATGAGTTTGCTCGTGATTACTGCGATCAGCGCGGTATCATTCTGGCAGACTGCAAATTCGAGTTTGGCATCGTGGACGGCAAGGTGATCCTGATTGATGAGATTTTCACCCCGGATGCTTCCCGCTTCTGGGCAAAAGAAAACTATGCTCTCGACATCGAAATCGACAGCATGGATAAAGAACCTGTCCGTACCTATCTGGCAGGTACCGACTGGGACAAGAACAGCAAGCCCGACCCGCTTCCGCAGGAAGTTGTTGAAGCGACCACTTCCCGATATGTCGATATTTATAACCGTTTAACGAAATAA